One Veillonellaceae bacterium genomic region harbors:
- the rimO gene encoding 30S ribosomal protein S12 methylthiotransferase RimO yields the protein MIQAGFISLGCAKNLVDTEIMLGALADRKIPITDDPHQADILIINTCTFIDSAKEESISTILQMSEFKTEGKCRAIIVAGCLGQRYQQELLDELPEIDAIIGTGAWHRIGEAVDAVLAGNRVLLIDDINTIYDEKMSRITTTPFYSAYVKIAEGCSNCCSYCVIPSVRGKFRSRPIESILAEVRTLVSRGVKEINLIAQDTTSYGKDIYGEPRLTELLRELVKTDGILWIRLLYCYPKYFSDDLIDLIANEPKICKYVDLPLQHIHNDILKAMHRRDSKAEIEALLTKLRGKIPGVTIRTSFIVGFPGESEVHFETLKQFLAEQKFDRVGIFTYSREEDTIAAALPNQISDEVKQERYHELMALQCQISEQMNQDIEDSVFDVLIEGSNPEQPGLVFGRSYREAPDVDGYIYVEGAHDTKPGDVIKVRVVQGFTYDLVAEKID from the coding sequence ATGATTCAGGCCGGTTTCATTAGCCTTGGCTGTGCCAAAAATCTTGTTGATACCGAAATTATGCTTGGAGCGCTTGCAGATAGAAAGATTCCAATTACCGATGATCCACACCAAGCCGATATACTTATCATCAATACCTGCACCTTTATTGATTCAGCAAAGGAAGAATCAATATCGACAATACTGCAAATGAGTGAGTTTAAAACAGAAGGTAAATGTCGTGCAATTATCGTAGCAGGTTGCTTAGGACAGCGTTATCAACAGGAGTTGCTTGATGAACTGCCGGAAATAGACGCTATCATAGGCACTGGTGCGTGGCACAGAATTGGTGAGGCAGTAGATGCTGTTTTGGCTGGTAATCGCGTTTTATTAATTGATGATATCAATACTATTTATGACGAGAAGATGTCGCGTATTACCACTACGCCGTTTTATAGCGCTTATGTTAAAATCGCCGAAGGTTGCAGCAATTGCTGCTCATATTGCGTTATTCCCAGTGTGAGAGGCAAGTTTAGAAGCCGCCCTATTGAGTCAATTCTTGCTGAGGTCAGAACACTAGTTTCACGTGGAGTTAAAGAAATTAATTTAATAGCTCAGGACACTACTAGCTACGGCAAAGATATTTACGGTGAACCAAGGCTGACCGAGCTGCTTAGAGAACTGGTAAAGACGGATGGAATCTTATGGATAAGACTATTATATTGCTACCCAAAATACTTTTCAGATGATCTAATTGATTTGATAGCTAATGAACCTAAAATTTGCAAATATGTTGACTTGCCTTTGCAGCACATTCATAATGATATTTTAAAAGCGATGCATCGCCGTGATAGCAAGGCAGAAATTGAAGCACTGCTTACTAAGCTAAGGGGGAAAATCCCCGGAGTAACTATTCGAACCTCCTTTATCGTTGGTTTCCCTGGGGAAAGTGAAGTCCACTTCGAGACACTAAAGCAATTTTTAGCGGAGCAAAAATTTGATCGGGTAGGTATTTTTACCTATTCGCGCGAAGAAGATACCATAGCGGCGGCCTTGCCTAACCAGATTTCCGATGAAGTAAAACAGGAACGTTATCACGAGTTAATGGCGTTACAGTGTCAAATATCTGAACAAATGAACCAAGACATAGAAGACAGTGTATTTGATGTGCTCATCGAAGGTTCTAACCCTGAACAGCCTGGGCTGGTTTTTGGCCGATCATATCGTGAGGCGCCTGATGTCGACGGTTATATCTATGTAGAGGGTGCTCATGATACTAAGCCTGGGGATGTAATAAAGGTTCGCGTTGTCCAAGGGTTCACGTATGATCTTGTAGCCGAAAAAATCGACTAA